Part of the Osmia bicornis bicornis chromosome 7, iOsmBic2.1, whole genome shotgun sequence genome, AATAatgaatgttttataaaaagaaaaaacaatcgtAGGAATTCAGTGGCTACTGTTGTAgacataatttccatttcacgaAAAATCTAATTCCGCCACATTCATTACATAGAAGAATCAACACTTGTACTTACTTCCGACGTCGACGGCCTCGAattctcctttctcttttcttttccttacaCCTCTCGCTCCTGTTTCTTctatcctctttctttttgatttcctctttcttttcttcctcttcttccttgtCCATCTGTGAAGAAAGTAACTTATGTATAGATaacgtaatattaattatgtaagatTATACTTGCCGATTATACGTGATCAGGCAGCATATTTGCAGTCCATTTGTCCTGGTATCGCTATCCTCAATATACCTATatataattgtttaatttttttcgagaagaggaaaatgctgTCTTTAATTTCTCAACAGCAAAAATGTTCATGCAAAGATGAACAAAGATGAATGAAGATAAACATTGAAAAATGGAAACGTTAATGGAAAtgcagtaaaacctggatatatgcaacaaaagtttgtctggatatatgcaacatcgctatcccctccacttggggggatccccctaagccgaaccgagccgctcagcgaggaaaccgtgtaatatggtccgaccgtaatatcggtgtgactaatactaattgaacgataaaacttttttatttttaactttttcttaatgaaacttttactaatgcatttgtgagatttttctgattaaaatggtaccaaacacgatatgatttggctacatatgtataaggcaggccgtacaccaaagatacatgaaacacgcaacatgcaacatgcaacacgtcgcatgttgtgtacgaacgtagaataggtaacgcggcacggtacaaacgatttgtacggacgcagaatcgacacctcgcttggatatatgcaacattaaatgcccagaatcgacacctcgcttggatatttgcaacgtttaaatgcccagaatcgacacctcgcttggatatatgcaacgtttaaatgcccagaatcgacacctcgcttggatatatgcaatgtttgaaacccgagtcgacgccgcaactggttttcatttccaatcctcctttgcttttcgccaacttttaacatcaattttagcaagtaattataattcaaactatatcgtgtttggtatcattttaatcagaaaaatttcatcaatgcgttagtaaaagtttcagtaaaaaaaagtcaaaaataaaaaagttttatagttgaattagtattagtcacaccgatacgtttcggctctttcctttgatcatcggacctctctctttccaccactgtctgtccttttctacattcacgcttggctgctcgtcgcgtgtaacccgagattcgacacctcgactggatatatgcaacgcctgggtcccaatgtttgttgcatatatccaagttttactgtagatgattaaataaatttcttttaacgTTTTTTGTCGGATTTTACTCACATTTAGATATGTTGTAGTTTTTAGTAATATATAAACGTATCTCGAAGAAGTCGAAGGTGCTtccgaatattttttataattacaggaatgaaaactacaggacattaataatttcaagaatggaataagaaagaaattatttcagttGAAAATATACATCTGCAGTTGTACGCTCGCTTCCCTCCAAAAAACCTCTTCTCGGGAATCGTTTCTTCGAAAAGctgtaacaaattttttaaacaaaacaaagaaatatattatgGCGTCGCGTAACTCACGAGATCGTATGATCCGCGAGTACAATTGCGATTTCGTGCAATTGTGAACCACCAACAGAGTCAGTGGTACTGCACCTTACAGTGCAGTGCGACGCCGGACAGTAGCAGTATTCGTGCTACTTTCTGAGAGAGACCTTTTACGCTTTTCTAAGCTTGCTCTTTCCTCTGTTATAAATTGAGGCTCCTAAATGGGCATTCCTCTATTGTACCGGCTATCTATTAATTCCGGTAACAtgcataataaataaaattgaattaattttggcTCCATATTGTTTTGCCAGAAGTTATCGTCTCTATCGACTCTAATGTACTTTAACCTTTTTCGGGTCCAAATACAAAATAAGCAATATTTTCTACCTGTGACATGTAATTGTCCTTGTATTTGGTAGTAATAGTAGTGGTTCCTGTTCAGTGCATTTCCTTCTGCGTCTGCAAATATACGCCGAGTAACTGCAACACTTTTGATTGCCTCCTCCGGCAATAAATTCTCCGCCGTTTTCGGACATTTGATTTCAACAATGCCTTCTTCGTTTATAAGTCCATCTGGCGAAGCTCCTAAGAACGGGATGGCACTATCAATAAATAATCCACATTCTTTAATTTGAACACTGATGCACACACTTAGTTCCTCACGTGCGAATTTTTCGCATTCCTGTCCATATTGTACTGCAGGTGCACTAATCAGTCGTGGATACACTAACGACTTCACTGCATTTCCACAGAGCGTACCAATTCGACGACGGCATATTCTTCCAAAATTAGAGGCCGTCAATAATTTAGATTTGTAATTCAACCATCTCGGATTTTTCGCTTGACCGATGGTTTCTTCTTCAATGGCATCTCTTCTATTTTGCCAATTCTGTAACATTTCCATATGTTTTTTTTGCTCtaattcataaatattgttaGCCATATCCGGCTTTTCAGCGTTTGGTCCGTAATTGGAATCCTTTTCACAACGGAATTGATTCCGCACGtgctttgtaattttttttcctttctcttttcactgtttttctcattttctttcctccttctattttctattttgcgtAAAATAACGGGCGGTTTCTTGTTCATCGCCGTATTCAGACGCGACGACACTTGTTTTGTGTTATACTGTAGGACAGCAGCAGCACATCTTCCCGTGTAAGATCCCCTCTCTCCGAAATTCAATCTTTTTCCTCCTGTATATTTTGCGATGATTCCGTTGAAACCTTCAACGGCATTATTGTTGCTGTTATACAGCAAACTCTCAGCATGCGCCAACAGAGGTCGAAGTATTTCTTTGATGTGTTCGTACACTCCCATCTTCATCAATTCGGGAACAATgttcttttcatcttttttactCGTTCCATCGCAGAAGTATTGTAGTTTTGAACAATCTGCGTGTTCACCAAAAACGTGGCTAGGAACATTGTGTATGTCGgcatacaaatttttaattttctcagcGGTTGTTACTTGCTGACTGTATCTGTACTCTGCGGCTTTTACTATGTCGGCACGCATTCGCCGAATGCTGCTTTCAACGATTCTTCTCAATGGATCAGGTGTTGTCATCTTTAcaacttctttcatttttctgcaaaagtttcgcaacaaatgattcgtgcattcaattttttttacacgaaTCTGTGCTTTATATGGATCTgcatctataatttttttataaacgctGGTGTCCCCATCAGCAATCTGTGGAATAAATCAGTCCACGTTTTTCTACGCTGGTCTTGAAGCCTTCGACTATAGCGTCACTTTCCATAGCCGTTGATGCTTGGCTTGCGCGCCAATTTTTGAAATAGGTGTGCTTTCGtggctcttctttctttttcgcagCACATCGACAAATCCTGCACACCTTGTTTCTCACAccgataaataaaactttcttcGTGTGATATCCAATTATAACGCCGACTCCAGACGCGGAATCGTACGTTCCAGTCCGGTATGATCGTTTCATCCAGGTTCCATCGGCCACAACGGGGATGTGAGGGATTCCACATCCGGAAACAATATCGCCTCGTTCAATGGCCAAgcgtttttcttcctctgccGCTGTTACCATCTCTTCTTCTGCAGCAACAATTAATGTTTTCACTATTTGATCGTGATATTTTCTAAACTCTTTCTTCGACATGGAGGGTATGTTCATCGCTGCAAGGAACTCTTCCATTTGGGCATAACTGCCTCCATTCACAATTGTTCCAGCAACGGCACGCTGGTTTGTTTCCATGTGATTGCTTTCATCAGGTTCACTGTGGATTTCACCTGTATATTTGCACATATCGCACATTACACTGAGGGTGGTCCTCAGTCCCGACCGTTTCATGCCGGTTATTTTCAGGTGTCTAATTCCACAGTCTTCCCTGTTTTTGGCATGGTCACCTATTTTTTGCAATTCGGCAAAGATGTGCTGCATGTCCACGATACTCAAGCCACTTGGTAGACAGAATTGTTCTTCAGGCTCGTTCGTTACAGTTTTTTCTATGATCAATTCTTCATTTTCGGAAGTTGTACCTTCTATATTGAACCCATCATCTGTATTGTCTGTTTCTTCAATTTGAAACAATTCTTCCGTCGTTTCTTCAAACATTTCTGTAGAATTTGCCGGTTCTGTTTCATCATCCAATGGCAAGTAAATTTTCTCGGGAGTGTATTTTTGTCCATGGGATGTTGACGGTTCTGAAATATTCTGAAGGGCTAAACGCCGTCTTCTTTCGCGACAtgctctttttttttgaatatcttTTCGCACTAATTGGTAATTTTGGCCGAcgacttttattttttatcaaacacTGATCTTCATACTGATTTCGCATTTCTTCAACCATGACAATATTTTCAGTATCACTCATTGTCACTATCTCACAACAATATTCACCTCTCACTTCAGTTCACACtttcaaagctttgaaataaattcaatgatgCAATCTATTCCTTGCTTCGAATGCAACTATCGTGAAAACTGTCGCGAAGACGTAAAACacagtaccgagaaacagagGGTACCGTGATGGGGAGTGTTTCTAAGGACtacgaaagaaaagaacaataacgtcgatatttattataaaaaaaaagttttgaagttgtattcatttataatattataatttgagattgtaagaaaaaaatataacatgaaaataaaaattcaatctgtaaaattagaaattagaaattaggaaaGGGTCTATTTTATAAGTCAATGACCACGGTCCTGATCCCCACCACCATGCGAGTGCTTTCAGCATCCAAGACAAGAGACAGTCGAGATCCAACATGTCTGAAAGTAACAAGGTAATAACAATGTTACGttatttgtatataaattactttcttcaCAGATGGTTATAGACAAAGAacaagaaaaggaagaagttaaggaagaacaagaaaagaaacaagttatggaagaaaaaggaaagaaggtTACAGAacaaagagaaaggaaggaggaGGTTAAAGCGGAAGAGTCTAAGGTTTCCATGTCGCAAGTAAGTAAAAACGTGATTTTTCTATGTAATAAATGTTGCACAATTAGATTCACGTGAAACGGAAATCATTTCTACAATAGTAGCAGATGAATTTCCACgattgttttttgttttctaaTAATGTCACAATTCTAATACagttcattattatatttcagatcaaaaaaattgtgaaaacGATGATGTATGGAGGACGTCACGGCGGCCGTCACGGCCTGTAGTGGAAGAGGCGGCGGGCGGCCTgtagtttttaatattttttaattttgttttttaatatttggtagttttaattttcaaatatattatacTAATAAAAAATCTAAATTCTTACATTGTTTCGTCCGACGCGGAATACAATGCACGATGTTTCTCGAAGGTTGGTTTATGACATGAGCGTGCAAAACAAATTCTGGTAGAGATTAACTTTTCcgcatttttattaaattttacaacCGACAATTTCACTTTCGCGCTACAGTAAACTTTATTTTCTCGAACCTCTTTAATCCTAATACAATAGCTCCGAATTTTGCGCCTCGCCGTCCCAACAGTCGATCTCAGTGTCCAAAATTAACTTGGCGGACACGTGTTGTGTAGCGTCGCGTACCACAAGGTTTAGTTGGGCCTTACAACCCCAACAAGGAAACAATCCGCGCGGCGATACGCAACACAAGTTTCTACGCGTTCGAAGAAACAtttttggtccttcgagccggatacaCGGTCTGTGGAAGTGCAGTGCGCATACAGGATACGCGATCTGTCAACGTGCAGTGTACATACAACTTTATTAGTGGAATATTAGCATCACATTATAACACCGGAGTTAATCTGTCAACCATCCAATCTACCACCCGCGCTGGGGGATTCCAATCGGGAGCGAAGCGACTACAAACCGGTGCCCGCAGACGCCTCGTCAACAAGATCGTGCAGTCCGGAGACGATTTTCGCAACCGAAATCCAGTTAAGGTAGGCTCGTCATTGATTTGCCAATCGGGTTTTATCCATTCTTAATTTCCTCGTCCGAAACCTTTTCGTTTTCCTAAAAATGCCGAACACAAACATGTCGACCGCCAACGAGAGCGAGTTGCGCATCCAGGTGTTAAAATCGAAACGGCGAACATTCAAAGCACAAACTACGATGTTATCGAACTCCGTCAATTCGTATCAAGACTCCGCAAGCGAACGAGTCAAACTACGCAATCGAATCGATCGCCTACACAAACAATTCGAAACGTTCGAAACAATTCAAGATGAATTGGCCCTTCTCGAAAACGTCGAAGACGCGGAACGCGAGCGCGAGACAACCACCGAATCATTCGACAACGCGATAGCCCTCGCGACCGTCTTACTCGAGGGTTTGAATCAGCCCAGATACCGGCCCAACACACCGGCTGGAACCTTTGACGGCACAGTCTCACCCGCACCGACCACATCATCCTTCGCGCTACCGGTTCAGCTTCCAAAAATCGACCTTCCGAAATTCGACGGACGCCTCGAAAAATGGATTACGTTCAAAGACGCGTTTCAAGCCATGATCCATTCGCAAACAGGGTTGAACAATGTCCAAAAATTGCAATACCTTCGTTTATCACTAACCGGACGAGCGGAATCTGCCATTGACGCGTTTACAGTAAGCGAAGAGAATTACGAAGCCGCTTGGAACCAATTAAACGACATTTATGACAACAAGCGCGTGCTCGTTCTTCGTCATGCATCTCTGCTACGCGACACTCCACCGATGACCAACGACTCTCCGGAAGCCATACGCGACTTTGTCAACCACGTCCAACTACACATTCGATCCCTCCAAGCTCTCGGTCGGACTTGGGAGGACATGGCAAGCGACTTCATCACGAGCATGATGATTTCAAAAATGTCCACCGAAACGCGGAGGTCATGGGAACGCACACTCACAGACACTGAGGTTCCCAAAGCTTTAGACATTCTGAAACATTTACGCATCGCGTCGCATCAATCAAGGGAAACGGAAACATCGAGGAATTCGCAACGTACGGAATATGCGCGCGAACCCGCGAAGTACCCCTTACAACGATCTCCGCGATCAATTCAAAGACCACTACCACCTTCGAGACACCAACCGTCACCGTCGCGATGGTCACCTCCGCCCGCGAAGAAATTCAAACAGGCATACGTGACATCCACCGCGTCAAATTGCAAGGTGTGCAATGCCGGGCCGCACGCTGCATATCAATGTCCGAAATTTCTGAACATGGGGGTCGAAGAACGAATACAAGCAGCGAAGGGAGCAAACCTCTGCGTAAATTGTCTCCAAACGGACCACGCGACGGAAGATTGTCGATCTGGGGGGTGTCGGGTTTGTCACGACCGACATAACACAAAACTCCATCGCGATGCTCCGCCGcgagaagaaggaaggaaatCTTGACTAACACCCTCAAACGCTAGCCAACCAACCTCACGACGACAAAGCATTTCCATGGTTTCAAATGGGCAAACGAACGGCTTAATGGCAACCGCGATCATTCAGGTGTTTGACAATGACCGACGATCGATTCATTGTCGCACCTTAATTGATACCTGCTCCAACGCCAACTTCATGACCGAAACGCTTGCAAGGAACCTGCGGTTGCCGTCGACACAGGCATCCGTGGGAATCCAAAGCCTCAACCACTCAAACACGACCGCCAATAAACTCGTCACCGCGACCATAAAATCCCGACTAACGAATTACCAACGAACGCTGGCATTTCTTGTAATTTCACAAATCTCAGAATTTATACCGGATACTCAAATCGATCGATCAAGGCTACAAATACCGGCAAACGTGAAATTAGCCGATCCACATTTCCAACAACCGGGCAGAATCGACATGCTAATCGGAGCTGGACCAGCCTTATCGTGTCTTAGCGTCGGACAACACGATTTGTCTAATCGAAGCGGTCACGATTTGATCCTGCAAAAAACGCAGTTCGGTTGGATCATTGGGGGGAATATTTCAAATGTCACCTCACACCAAACACGGAAGGCCTTTATCACGAATTTGGATTTCAACCTCGAACGATTTTGGGAAGTAGAAGAGGGCCCCCACACACAGCATCTCTCATCCGAAGAGCGCGAATGCGAAATTCATTTTAAGGAAAATTTTCGGCGCGACAATTCTGGGCGATACATTGTCGCGTTACCGTTCAACGAAAAGCGGAATCAGCTCGGGGAATCTCGGTCGAGCGCTCTGAATCGTTTCCTTTCACTCGAACGAAAACTAAATCGCAATCCAGAATTAAAGGAACAATACACTGCGGTCATGAATGAATATCTCGCGCTCGGGCATATGACGCAGGTAGAAAACGCCGACACACCCGGTTTCTACCTACCACACCACGCGGTCATAAAACCCTCCAGCACGACCACGAAACTCCGCGTAGTTTTCGACGGATCAGCCAAAACAAGCAACGGATTGTCATTGAACGACGCGTTAATGGTAGGCCCTACCATTCAAGACGACCTATTCTCCTTACTCCTACGCTTCAGAATGCATGCATTCGTTATCACCGGAGACATTGAAAAAATGTACCGCCAATTCCTCGTACGAGCGGAGGACCGCGCGTACCAACGCATCTTGTGGAGAGACGACCGCGGCAATCTGAAAACGTTCGAATTAAATGTAATCACGTTCGGACTCTCGGCGGCCCCATATTTAGCGATAAGGTGCCTTCATCAGCTCGCAGATGATGAACAAAACAAATTCCCAAACGCAACAGCAATTGTTAA contains:
- the LOC123987963 gene encoding uncharacterized protein LOC123987963 → MPNTNMSTANESELRIQVLKSKRRTFKAQTTMLSNSVNSYQDSASERVKLRNRIDRLHKQFETFETIQDELALLENVEDAERERETTTESFDNAIALATVLLEGLNQPRYRPNTPAGTFDGTVSPAPTTSSFALPVQLPKIDLPKFDGRLEKWITFKDAFQAMIHSQTGLNNVQKLQYLRLSLTGRAESAIDAFTVSEENYEAAWNQLNDIYDNKRVLVLRHASLLRDTPPMTNDSPEAIRDFVNHVQLHIRSLQALGRTWEDMASDFITSMMISKMSTETRRSWERTLTDTEVPKALDILKHLRIASHQSRETETSRNSQRTEYAREPAKYPLQRSPRSIQRPLPPSRHQPSPSRWSPPPAKKFKQAYVTSTASNCKVCNAGPHAAYQCPKFLNMGVEERIQAAKGANLCVNCLQTDHATEDCRSGGCRVCHDRHNTKLHRDAPPREEGRKS